GCACATTTAGGTATTAGGTTGCTTATAAATTAAAGTCATTGCTTCCCCAGACACAATTAACAAAGTTATCAACATAGTAAAAGGCTCATGATATTATCAGAACAGCCTTTGACCAGCAGAGGGCGCCTACAGAAGCTACAAAGACTCGCGAGAACAGACGATTCTCACAAACTCGTTCGGTCTCTTTATTTCTCGCGGtatttccttcttcctcctctttcactCCCTGTAGCCAACATGGCAGTCGGCAAGAATAAGAGGCTGACCAAAGGCGGCAAAAAAGGTGCCAAAAAGAAGATGTAAGTAGGAAATTCTCACATCGCAACATGACAGAGGCTTTGTCCTTCACACTGGCGTCGGTTCGGTGCGAGAAATGTGAAGGATGAAGCCGATTTTAATCAGATGGTGCAGGGCTAGTGCTAAGTCTCGTCACCGGCCTCTGTCTCAGTGGCGCTGGATGGAGTTGAAACATGCCGTGTCCCTAAAGTCTGCGCTGTGGTGTTCTGTCACAATTGCAGTTGATTAAATTTCATTTAAGAGATTCAGCTTATTTAAGCAGAAAGCTGTGCCAGTTTGGCCTTATAGTTATTGGTAGTAAACGTTATTTGTTAACGGCTACTACATGTTAGCACGGATTTAGCCGAGCTTACTTATCAATATGGCAGCCAAACGCTACAATTGGATGACTGCCGGTCAGGATAATTGTGCTGTATGACATAAATTAGCAATCCAGGTGTTTTAATTGTATGGCCATGTAATGAAGGAAAGTGACACCGGTGAATTAATAAGATGAACGTAAATCTTCCATGGTTCCTGCTAGCCCGAGCAGTGTCCTTTGCAGTGCGTGcttagctagcatgctagcagTGAGTCTGCTCTCTAGCCCACTGCTAGCTGCCCGGTTTGTTGGTTTAACTGTCATTTCTGCTGCACGAGTTTGTCCTAAGTGCTTGTGTCTCCCTCCTGCAGTGTGGACCCTTTCTCCAAGAAGGACTGGTATGATGTCAAGGCACCAGCCATGTTCAACATCCGCAATCTTGGCAAGACCTTGGTCACCAGGACTCAGGGAACCAGTAAGTCTACATAGTGTAAATTCTTAACATGTAGCTGAATGTGTAATAACATTGAGCTGTCTCCCATACATTAGACTGACAGTAAATACAAGCTCCACGTGTAGACTGTCAGAGTTAGGCCAAATGAGGCTGTCACAGTAAGAAATTTAGAGTTGAATTTTAAATCATGCTGTAAATGCACATGTTGATCCCCGTGCATACCCATGTGTTAGTTTTTCTTGGGTACCTGAGAATGTATGAAATTGACTTCAGAGACTGGCATTACTTTCAATTCAGCAGGTGCTTGTTGTCTAACGTGTATGCATTATTCTTAACCATGTAAGGAATCGCCTCCGATGGTCTGAAGGGACGTGTGTTCGAGGTGAGCCTCGCTGACCTGCAGAACGacgaggtggccttccgcaagTTCAAGCTCATCACTGAGGATGTTCAGGGCAAGAACTGCCTCACCAACTTCCACGGCATGGACCTGACCCGCGACAAGATGTGCTCCATGGTCAAGAAATGGCAGGTAACTATCACGTTCACATGAACAGTACTGCATGTCATTCTGAAAATCACTGTAGTCAATGTGAGTTGAGGCAACAACACCAAATTGATAATAATTTGGCCTATATTTGTTCTCAAATGTTTGAGATTCAATATGTAGCCATGTTTACAAGCTGATCATTTCAGAATATAATGTTAATTGTCAGGTTTATATGtcttaaatgaaaatgaaggaTGAATGCACCTACAACATGATTTTATGAGCAGTTAAAGTGTTTAAATGAGGTTGAGCTGTGACTGGAGGGTCAGTTGGACTGCCTGGAAGAAGTTAACAGGAATTGTAGTTGATGTATCTACTTCTAGGTGCTTGATAACTTTCTTTCTGTTGTAATGTTAGAACTCAGAAGTTTTTGAATGTAGTTAAAGAGACCTCAGAAAAGAACATACATGGTTGTTTATGGTTGCCTGGAGAAACGCATAAATACTAAATTAATTTGTGCAATGGAGTCATTAGCAGTCAGTCTAATTTTTGCCAGTTTTGTAGTGTGAGTGGTGGAATTTAAGACCTTTTATAAGATTGTTGCAGTAAATGGGTGAAGGTgcaatattttatttaagagaAATACTTGTTAGTCGGATGTACATTGTCTCAGAATTTGAGAACTGACTGAGGTTTGATTTTAGCGTGAGGACTTCTCCTAAAGAGCAGTAATCCCTGTTTCAAGGTAACCACTGTTTAACAGATGATTGCAGTATGCTCTGCAGAGTTTATGGACAATGCTTTTCAGTCTTACTCTTGAGGatagtttgattttatttagcTCCATGAACTTGAAAAAAAGTTGAGTTACGTTGGTGTTTTGGTTGGGTTCCAGTCTCATATCTAAGTATCAATATAACATCTATCTTGCCCACCCCTAAAAGCAGCATTTGGGTAAAACAGTTTGTACTTGTGATAACTGGAGGAACGGTTACAGTTACTGGAATCAATACGTGGTTTTGGTTACAAAACTTTTGTGCTCGTGAAAATATGGAGGCATTATCGTAAATTATTattcatcatcttcttcttttaataATTTCACACATTCTACTTTCTAAAACTAGTTTGCTTCCTGAGGCATTAGATTTGGGTGTATACTAAACACTTAAGTGACCAAAACTGCAGTCAGGTGCAGAAGTTGTGAAAATATAtcttgtttaaaataacaagtGTGTTTAACAGGTTGAGGGaaaagtgagcactgcagaaaTTAGAATACGGGGACTATTTGAAACAGAGAGGTGGCAGGTTGAGACTGTTTGGGGTGACATTTTCACTGTGAAGTCTAACAAGGATTGATTTGTTCTCTCCACTCAGACCATGATCGAAGCCCATGTGGATGTGAAGACCACCGACGGCTACCTTCTGCGCCTGTTCTGCGTGGGTTTCACAAAGAAGCGCACCAACCA
The window above is part of the Epinephelus moara isolate mb chromosome 5, YSFRI_EMoa_1.0, whole genome shotgun sequence genome. Proteins encoded here:
- the rps3a gene encoding 40S ribosomal protein S3a, translating into MAVGKNKRLTKGGKKGAKKKIVDPFSKKDWYDVKAPAMFNIRNLGKTLVTRTQGTRIASDGLKGRVFEVSLADLQNDEVAFRKFKLITEDVQGKNCLTNFHGMDLTRDKMCSMVKKWQTMIEAHVDVKTTDGYLLRLFCVGFTKKRTNQIRKTSYAQHQQVRQIRKKMMEIMTREVQTNDLKEVVNKLIPDSVGKDIEKACQSIYPLHDVYVRKVKMLKKPKFELGKLMELHGEGGAGSAAKASGDDTGAKVERADGYEPPIQETV